TCGTCAGTATTTTCTCTCGTTTTCTATTATAACATTTTCACTGACGGAAGGTTTGGAGATTTCCGTCAGCATTTTTGAAAGTAAAAAAATTATCCGTCAAAACCGAACAATGCACTTTTATCATTTCATTCATCTAAATCATTTTCTAAAAGATTTAAAATTTTCTCGGTGTCTTTTAGAGAAATTTGCCCTGGGGCACTTGACTTTTCTAGACTTGCAAATGTCCAACAAGAGCCTGTCAAATAGCCTGAAATTCGCGAAATTCTTCCCAAATCTCCCATAGCCATCGTGATAAAATGCTCACCATACTCAAGCGTCATATCTCGCGTAATTTGTAATAAATCAAGTACATCACACTCTCGCTCCGGCATGACGGCAACTTTTACAAAAGCGGTCTGCTCTTTATCCATTTTGATCAGACGCTCGGTCAAATCTGTCGGTATCTCATCGAAATTATGGTAAGAGAGGACAATTTTATCGCGAAATTCTCGTAGAGCGGCAAAAGTAGAGCCATGTGTAAAGTATTCAATATCAATGAAATCAGGCTGATAAGTCAAAATTTCTTGCAAAATCTGCAGATATTTCTTCTCTGAAACTTGAATATTTCCACCCTCTCGCACAGTTCGCAAAGTAAATAAGATCTTAAAGTCCTTAAATTTTTCAAAGAATTTCGGTGCTAAACTAAGAATTTCATCAGCCGCCAAGAAATCAGCACGCCATTCAATAATATCTGCCCCTCCATAATCACTGACAGAAACTTTATCAAGCATTGTTAAATCCGTCAGCATTATTGGAACAACAATTTTAGTTTTTCTCATCAAATTCTCCTCTCTTTTTCATAAAAGCTTTCCCTTATTCTAGCATATTTATCGAAAGAAAGACAAAAGAAAGCGAAAAAAGCCCCTTTAACATAGCCTACTAATTGTTATTTGAAATATCCTTTGCTTTCATTTTTTCTAATTCTCTTTTTATTCGCTTTGCCTTAGACCTTTTCCCAGCTTCATATCTTGCTAAAAGGAAAATAAAAATCAACAAAGGCATCGTAATATCTCGAAAATTAAAGCCTAAAACCCCTTTAAACAAAAAGACCCCTACAAGACCTAAAAAGCACAGAGGAAGGATAGCCCCCAGATACTTATTACCAATATAGCCACAAAGGGTTTGCAAAATTATAGCGACTACTATGACGATAACGATAACAACTTCTGCTAAATTACTCATCAATACTCTCCCGATATTTTCTAATAATTTCCTTGGCAACATCTAAAGCTAACTTATCGTCAATCACCATTTGCATGATGTTGATTTCAAAAGAATCTTTATTATGATCGATTAGTCTTATTTTTTCGATAATTTTGTCAACCCTAACCCTCACTGTGGGATAACTCACCTCATACTCTCTCGCTAATTCCTTCAATGAACCCGATGCGAGTATAAATCGTTTCACAAATTCTTGCTCTTCTGTTGCCAAATTAAAAAACCAATCCACAGCGCTCTCCTTTAACTTTATTTATCAAATATTAACATTATTAAAGTAAAAAATCAAATAAAATTAAATATATCTATATTGTAGCCAAAATAAAGACCTGAACTAAAAATCAGCACCTAGTGGATTTTTAGTAATAAAAAAAGTGACCGATAAATCAGTCACTCTACTGGAAATTTCTAACTGGGATAGCTGGATTCGAACCAACGCATGAGGGAGTCAAAGTCCCTTGCCTTACCGCTTGGCTATATCCCATTATTTTGTCATTCATTATTTATTCACAACAAGAAACATTCTATCAAAAATTATTCTAAATTTCAAGGAAAAACTCATTTCCACCCAAAAAATAAGACCAAAAATTGATCTTATTTCCCTTTTAAATCGATAGATTATAGGCTTTAATCGCTTCTTCCAAGGCAATCTCGAAAGTCCGCACCACAGCGACCTCTTTTCCAGAACTTATTACCACAAAAGTTCCAGCCTCTTCCTTAATTTCTGCAATAATTTTCTTGCCACTTTTAATCACTGCACCTGTTGCTGTATCGACAATCTCAAGCTCTGTATCTTTTTTCTTCGACATCACAACCTCCTTTTTCATTGAAAATTAACTTACTCAATCATAGCATTTTACAACGCTTTTGTCACGCAAAGCTTTGCTTGTTTTTAATAAAAAATAGCCAATGCAGAGCTGCTTGGCCATTTTTAAAATTTTCGTGCTCCGTCCGTAAACTCAGTCATGAGTATCTATCAGATTCACCAAACTAACCCTGTTGAAAAATGTTGAACTATTGCTACTTTCCAATGCTGTTGTTTTTTGAATCGGTTCTACCAAAACATCTGCTGTCTTGCTCTCGCTTGCCAAGTTTGCTTGATCTGAACCCTTAGCAATCTCAGAAAGTTCTGGATTGTACCAACTTTTATCTGTCAAGGCAATTGTTGTTGATTCTGCATGACGAATACTAAAGTTTACAATGGATACGAAAACAATCAGGCAAGCTGTGAAAATGATTCGCTTTAACTTTTTCATAATCTTCCTCCCTTTTTGTAGCACCAGCTTGAAAGCTACTAATTATCTCTTTTTCAAACCAAATTATTTAATTTTAAAAATACTTTTATTTATAAACCCTTTATTATTAGTTTACACCTTTTTTAGAATCAAAAATCGCTCGTTTCTAAAAAGAAACTTCAAATTTTAGAGTTTCGAAAAAAGAACTTTTGTAATTATTCGCAACTTCTCATAATTCTTTTGTATTTTATTAAATTCATGATATAATCATAAAAAACAAATACTTAGGTAAGGAGACCTCTATTTGCCTTATAAAAAATACGGAGAAACTTTTCGCCGCATACGAGAACAAAAGCGCCTTGCTTTGTCCTCTTTTGTATCTATTGGTATTTCAAAAGGAACTTTGTCTAAATTTGAACGGGGAGAATCCATGATGAGTTTTGACAAAGTCGTCTTTGCTTTGCAATATATGGGAATTACCCTTGAAGAATTTGAACATTTTTTGAATGGTTATTCGCTCAGTGAATCAGCCCAACTCTTAGAAGAACTAAAAAGAGCCACGATTACTCAAGATAAGGAAATGCTTTTTGAACTCTCAGAAGCTGCTGAACGCGAAGGTTTTCATTTTATTGCCCTGTCTGCCAAATGTTCCTATACGAGCCTTAGCCCTAATGAAATCGATGATATTACCGACTACCTTTACGAAGTAACTGTCTGGAGTTACAAAGCACTTTGCATCTTCTATTATACCATGCACGCTTTAGCTACTCGAGATATTTTACACATTCTTGATTTCTTTTTAGCCAAAGGACACGAATTATTTAATTCTGAGAAACATCGAAATTATCTCGTACAAGTTTGTTGTCGCGCCATTTGCATTCTTTCTTGTCGTAAACAAAAAGAATCCGCCGAATATATCTTGCAACGACTTGACACATATAAATTGGTCAATAGTATGTTTCTACGTAATCTTCATAGCATCACTGAGGGCTTTTGGATTTATTGCTTTGAAGATAAACTCAAGGGTGACACGCAAATGCTCAAAGCTCTTGATGTTTTCTACGCCGTCAGTACTCCAGAAATCGCTAAATATTATCAATGTCAGTACGACTACTACGTCAAAGATGTTCCGCATCAGCCTCTACACTGCTGGTAATAAAAAAACTCAAATCATAGGAATTTATTTCATGATTTGAGTTTTTTTATTTAAACGGCTTATGACAACTCAGCAATGATTGATTTAAGTTGTGTTTTTGTTTGTACACCGACGATGCGTTTCACTTCTTCACCGTCTTTTTTGAACAATAATGTTGGAATTGACATGATGCCAAAAGCTTGAGCTGTTGCTGGATTTTCATCCACATCCATTTTACAGATTTTGAGTTCTGACTCATCCAATTCTTCTGAAAGTTGCTCTAAAATTGGAGCTTGCATCCGACATGGACCACACCAAGTTGCCCAGAAATCGACCAAAACAAGCCCTTCTTTTGTTTCTTCTTCAAATGTTGCATCTGTAATATTATATTCCATTTTTTCTCCTTATTCGAAAGTTTTTTCTTCAGTAAGACTATTTTAGTGTAATTTGCTCAGAAATTCAAGGATACTGACTTTTTTTACAAGTTGCTATTTCAAAATAGCAATCGTAGCCCCTGAGCCACCAGCATTAATCGGTGCATACTCATAAGATTTAATGTGGCGATGGTTTTGAAGACGTTTTTGAACCATTTCACGAATCACACCCGTCCCAATCCCATGAACAATAGTAATTTGAATCAGGTTAGCCAAGAGCGCTTGGTCAATATAATTATCCAATTCAAGCTCTGCTTCCTCATAACGCATTCCTCGCAAATCAAGCTGGGCTTTGACTTTTGAAGTAACTTTTTTACCAATATTTTTGCTTTTAGCCTGTTTTTGTTCTTCCGTTTCAATCACTTCAAACTGATCTTCGGAAAGTTTGGTGGTTATTACACCCATTTGAACCGTCCAACGGCCATCTTTTTCTAAGCGAATGAGTTTTCCTCTTTGACCATAAGAAATCACATTGACCTCAGCGCCTTGTTTCAAGCCCCGCTGAGCTTTCGCTTTTTTGAGTACTTTATTTTTGCTAAAGTCAATCGTTGGAGCTAAGGCTTCAAGTTCAGCTCTCGCGGCAATGATTTCATGTGGTTTGAGTGCTGCTTTTTCATTGAGATTTTTCAAGATTTCTTGAGCTTCAAGACTGGCTTTTTTGACTACTTCTTGAGCTGCCGCTTGGGCTTTGGCTAATTCAAGTTCACGTTCACGATTGATTTGATTGTAAACTTTGGTTAAATCTTTATGTAGTGCAAGATTTTCCCGTTCAATTTTCTTGATATTACGAGAGCTTGCAATTACTTCACGTGTTTTTTCTTCTAATTTTTCAATCATCTGATTGACATCGTGTTCACTATCTGAGATTTGTTGGCTAGCAAATGTGATAATATTTTCTGGCAAACCTAAACGACGTGAGATTTCAAGCGCATTTGAGCGGCCCGGTACCCCTAGTTGCAAATGATAGGTGGGTTGCATCTTATCAATATCAAATTCCATACTAGCATTGATAACTTGTGGGGTTTCAACACCATAAGCTTTTAGTTCTGGATAATGCGTGCTTGCCATTGTTTTGATTTTTTGCTCGCGAAGCTTCTCTAAAATGGCAATCGCTAGAGCTGCGCCTTCTTTAGGATCTGTTCCCGCACCAAGTTCGTCAAAGAGAACCAAACTGTTTTCAGTTGCTTCTTCTAAAATATGAACAATATTAGTCATGTGGCTTGAAAAAGTTGAAAGACTTTGTTCAATCGATTGCTCATCTCCAATATCTGCAAATATCTCACTGAATAAATGAATACGACTCCCATCAGCAGCTAAAATTGGTAAGCCTGATTGGGCAAGTGCACTCAATAAGCCAACTGTTTTTAGCGTGATTGTTTTCCCACCCGTGTTAGGACCAGTAATTACAATACTATTTAACTCTGCATCAAATTTAATATCATTAGCAACTACAACTTTGGGATCAATCAATGGGTGACGAGCTGCAAATAAGAGAATATCTTTATCAGTTGCTAACTCAGGAAGGGTTGCTTTATTAGCAACTAAGTAGAGATATTTT
The DNA window shown above is from Lactococcus sp. S-13 and carries:
- the aroD gene encoding type I 3-dehydroquinate dehydratase; this translates as MRKTKIVVPIMLTDLTMLDKVSVSDYGGADIIEWRADFLAADEILSLAPKFFEKFKDFKILFTLRTVREGGNIQVSEKKYLQILQEILTYQPDFIDIEYFTHGSTFAALREFRDKIVLSYHNFDEIPTDLTERLIKMDKEQTAFVKVAVMPERECDVLDLLQITRDMTLEYGEHFITMAMGDLGRISRISGYLTGSCWTFASLEKSSAPGQISLKDTEKILNLLENDLDE
- a CDS encoding Rgg/GadR/MutR family transcriptional regulator, producing the protein MPYKKYGETFRRIREQKRLALSSFVSIGISKGTLSKFERGESMMSFDKVVFALQYMGITLEEFEHFLNGYSLSESAQLLEELKRATITQDKEMLFELSEAAEREGFHFIALSAKCSYTSLSPNEIDDITDYLYEVTVWSYKALCIFYYTMHALATRDILHILDFFLAKGHELFNSEKHRNYLVQVCCRAICILSCRKQKESAEYILQRLDTYKLVNSMFLRNLHSITEGFWIYCFEDKLKGDTQMLKALDVFYAVSTPEIAKYYQCQYDYYVKDVPHQPLHCW
- the trxA gene encoding thioredoxin, with the translated sequence MEYNITDATFEEETKEGLVLVDFWATWCGPCRMQAPILEQLSEELDESELKICKMDVDENPATAQAFGIMSIPTLLFKKDGEEVKRIVGVQTKTQLKSIIAELS
- a CDS encoding DUF2969 family protein: MSKKKDTELEIVDTATGAVIKSGKKIIAEIKEEAGTFVVISSGKEVAVVRTFEIALEEAIKAYNLSI
- a CDS encoding DUF2089 family protein, which translates into the protein MDWFFNLATEEQEFVKRFILASGSLKELAREYEVSYPTVRVRVDKIIEKIRLIDHNKDSFEINIMQMVIDDKLALDVAKEIIRKYRESIDE
- a CDS encoding endonuclease MutS2, which translates into the protein MNKKILKILEYDKVKEQFLPALTTAQGQKELTDLTPLTDQEKIQLLFDEVADFRLLTQENGLLQLGKTSDLSEILRRLELDASLNGKEFVEIRKVIQIAINISRYFAEAENVTTPALDLTLAKLTDLTALIKKLEIFDNVGSLYDNASLELMHLRVSIKNHQSEIRKIMQEMLTKNLSSLSENVITIRNERQVLPVKAENKNKIAGVVHDMSASGQTLYIEPHAVVALHNKLNQKRIEERQEISRIYRELSADLKAYTADIRQNAWLIGHIDFIRAKYLYLVANKATLPELATDKDILLFAARHPLIDPKVVVANDIKFDAELNSIVITGPNTGGKTITLKTVGLLSALAQSGLPILAADGSRIHLFSEIFADIGDEQSIEQSLSTFSSHMTNIVHILEEATENSLVLFDELGAGTDPKEGAALAIAILEKLREQKIKTMASTHYPELKAYGVETPQVINASMEFDIDKMQPTYHLQLGVPGRSNALEISRRLGLPENIITFASQQISDSEHDVNQMIEKLEEKTREVIASSRNIKKIERENLALHKDLTKVYNQINRERELELAKAQAAAQEVVKKASLEAQEILKNLNEKAALKPHEIIAARAELEALAPTIDFSKNKVLKKAKAQRGLKQGAEVNVISYGQRGKLIRLEKDGRWTVQMGVITTKLSEDQFEVIETEEQKQAKSKNIGKKVTSKVKAQLDLRGMRYEEAELELDNYIDQALLANLIQITIVHGIGTGVIREMVQKRLQNHRHIKSYEYAPINAGGSGATIAILK